gtcatttggaaaaggaaatcatgtcagctctattcactacatttctatctgcaacgttaCAAACATTTCGCTTCAATAAATATACCCCAGTATTCTTCTCCTCGGGGTCTCCATCCTATGGGGCCAAGGCACGTTCCATCAattcctctcctccaatcctctctttcattcctcacaTCACATCTGCTCTCTTGTCCCTCACTTTGTTCCTTAGTTTAGTCCTGGCTTTGAAGGCCGCTGAGTTGAACAGATGCTGTGAGGGAAATAAATCAACAGGTTCGATTTACACCATTCAAAATGAAGAATACCAATATGGAGGGCAGGTTTCTATTGGGTCCTGTGAAGACTAGGCAAACCCATAACATGTCATAGTACCTGCTAAAGAAGCTAATGGGCAGGTACATTTTGTTGAACCACATATTTCATTAGACAGTGGAGATATCACATGATATGTGTGTGGTTGTTGAACAGTATTTTCTGGTGTTAGGGCAGTGGTTATGGTTTCAGGGCAGTGGTTATGGTTTCAGGGCAGTGGTTATGGTTTCAGGGCAGTGGTTATGGTTTCAGGGCAGTGGTTATGGTTTCAGGGCAGTGGTAATCTGCTGGTGGGTTTACAGACATTTGAAAGTTCATAGGACGTGGGGTCACCTTCTCGAAACGGGAGATCTTGCTGGCTTTGATGGAGGAGTCCAGAATCAGAGGGGGCCCCAGGCCAAAGATATCCCTCAGCAACGGATTAAACTACATAGACAAGACCAGGCACACCCTTAAATATCATAGAATGACAAGCTGACTATTAGCAATTACTAAATGATACATGAGAAAGCATAGGCAAACAAGCATCAAAACCCTTTGAGACATTTGATTAGAACATTGTTGGTTGCAGAGATACCAGATATCTCTGCTTTAAAAAAGTACATTTACCTCACAAACACTTCTAGACCTAGAATTTGTCCTAACCTGAAGGTGGTGTCTCACTCCAGACTCCAGCACCTCTTTGAAGGCATCGTAGACCCTCCTGCGCATCCAGCTGTCAATGTAGATGCCCTCCACACCAAAGCGGATCTTCTCTTCTGTGAAGTCCTCATTCTgcacaggagggggagagaatataactatatatatatatgtatttatttctCACACTGACCTATGGTCTCCAGTTAGAGAGACTGGTCTGGGGTGAATTTTAAACCCATTAAGCACCGTTAGAAGTGTATGTGGAGGGACGAGTGGTTCCTCACCTCTATGTAGTGCAGCACCTCTCTGAATATGGAGCGCTGTTTCCTCCTGTCGTTCTTGGCACGGTGTTTGTTGCCGTCAGTGGCCAGACCTTTCAGGCACTCACACAGCATGTCGCTGTCTTCAAATTCCTACAGAGAAAAACACTCAAGGATAAGGAGGGATatttcctcacttcctctccatgGGATCTACATTGGCTCCATATTGTGTTTGAGCCTGTGTGAATAAGACCAGGGACTGtattcacaaagtgtctcagaataagactgctgatctaggatcaggtcctcaaTGTCTaatcttattcattgtgatctaaaaggctaaacctACAGCCCCTGGTTGGTCACGAGGCAGAAcataccctgtctatatctcttcCCAGTTCAACCAGCAGGGCGATGGTTTCCCCCACAGCAATCCTGTAGTTCACGTCGCTGCTCTCCAGGCAGGCCTGTAGCTTGAGTAGATGTCTGAGCACAAtaggagacagaggaagtgagatGAGCAAACCAACAGGTTAAATTCACTTTTTATTGAAGGTGCCATCTTGCTGTTTTTCCCCTCATTGGCAAGATCCTGTCTGTATGTGAAATAGCAGCCTATTCCCCATTTATTCCATTAATTTGTCCAAATGTACTGCACCACTGTAGTACATGGGGAACGGTGTCGTTTAAGACGCTGCCCTgttctgtgtgtttccctcacaTGTCTAGCAGCACAGTGAGGCGGGAGGCGGGGCAGAGGGTGACGAGTAGAGCCCAAGCGTGCAGGGCGGCGCTGTGGAGCCCAGGGGTACCGGCCTTGGGGGTGGGCAGAGTGCCCTCAAAGTTGGGGTACGACATGGTGAACACACTTTCCAGGTGACTCATGGATTTGACCAAGTCCtgccagagcgagagagagcgattaagacagacagggaaggaaggagaaacaTTAAATTAAGTACGTGATTTGCCATATTACGTTTCTATTCCAGCTACAGAGAAATAGAATGAAAAGGATTTCTAGAGATTCTCACCTCTCCATCTTCCGCAGCAGAAACATAGCAGCACATACCCAGAGCCCTGGCACACTGACAGGGAAAACAAAGATGGAACACTTCAACTCTGAGTGGGCTTATAAGAATACATGCACTTTCAGTGGAAAACTGCAGTCGACAACAGGACTGTGGTGAAGGTCAATGGTGACACTCACGCTCTGGCGGGCGGCCACACTGGC
The sequence above is a segment of the Oncorhynchus nerka isolate Pitt River linkage group LG20, Oner_Uvic_2.0, whole genome shotgun sequence genome. Coding sequences within it:
- the LOC115102174 gene encoding interferon-related developmental regulator 2-like; this translates as MPRSKKGKRSSNKGGRNGVKGGSGASDDDLASDVLSHYSSASENASVVDDSPGAGEPLDEQTAQEKTEDKLKQCIDNLMDKSAKTRLAALESLRGAFSSRLLCDFLTERRLTISDCLERSLRKGGGEEQAAAATVCAQLCVQLGGGDESEEGFKILRPVLSAIMIDGCASVAARQSCARALGMCCYVSAAEDGEDLVKSMSHLESVFTMSYPNFEGTLPTPKAGTPGLHSAALHAWALLVTLCPASRLTVLLDIHLLKLQACLESSDVNYRIAVGETIALLVELGRDIDREFEDSDMLCECLKGLATDGNKHRAKNDRRKQRSIFREVLHYIENEDFTEEKIRFGVEGIYIDSWMRRRVYDAFKEVLESGVRHHLQFNPLLRDIFGLGPPLILDSSIKASKISRFEKHLFNSAAFKARTKLRNKVRDKRADVM